A region from the Actinoplanes sp. OR16 genome encodes:
- a CDS encoding cold-shock protein has protein sequence MAQGTVKWFNADKGFGFITVDGGGADVFVHFSAIQTSGYRTLEENQRVEFEIAQGQKGPQAEQVRPL, from the coding sequence ATGGCGCAAGGAACCGTGAAGTGGTTCAACGCAGACAAGGGCTTCGGCTTCATCACCGTCGACGGCGGGGGTGCTGACGTGTTCGTCCACTTCTCGGCCATCCAGACGAGCGGTTACCGCACTCTGGAGGAGAACCAGCGGGTCGAGTTCGAGATCGCCCAGGGCCAGAAGGGCCCGCAGGCGGAGCAGGTTCGCCCGCTCTGA
- a CDS encoding DUF4235 domain-containing protein — protein MAGKLEKVALKPVNIALGFAAGALAGALFKQAWKVVAGDDDAPDAGDEDRGWGEILAAAAIQGAIFAVVKAAVHRGGAIGTRRLTGHWPD, from the coding sequence ATGGCGGGCAAGCTGGAGAAGGTCGCGTTGAAGCCGGTGAACATCGCGCTCGGCTTCGCGGCCGGCGCGCTCGCCGGGGCGCTCTTCAAGCAGGCGTGGAAGGTGGTCGCCGGTGACGACGACGCCCCGGACGCCGGCGACGAGGACCGCGGCTGGGGTGAGATCCTCGCGGCCGCTGCGATCCAGGGAGCGATCTTCGCGGTCGTGAAGGCCGCCGTCCACCGTGGTGGCGCGATCGGCACCCGCAGGCTGACGGGTCACTGGCCCGATTGA
- a CDS encoding DUF3618 domain-containing protein codes for MSENNGSAAKPDLAVLREEIKQTRADLGETVQALAARADVKARAREQVEQTRQRVLTQAHELTGRVRSAAVSATGHVKDAAADPAAEAERVRANPAPALLVAAGVAALVGIILIVRGRR; via the coding sequence ATGAGTGAGAACAACGGTTCCGCGGCGAAGCCGGATCTGGCGGTGCTGCGGGAGGAGATAAAGCAGACCCGTGCCGATCTCGGAGAGACGGTGCAGGCCCTGGCGGCCCGGGCGGACGTCAAGGCGCGTGCGCGGGAGCAGGTCGAGCAGACCCGCCAGCGGGTGCTGACCCAGGCACACGAGCTGACCGGCCGGGTCCGCAGCGCGGCCGTCTCGGCCACCGGGCACGTCAAGGACGCGGCTGCCGACCCGGCCGCCGAGGCGGAGCGGGTCCGCGCCAACCCGGCGCCGGCGCTGCTGGTCGCCGCCGGGGTGGCGGCGCTGGTCGGCATCATTCTGATCGTTCGGGGGAGGCGCTGA
- a CDS encoding phage holin family protein, whose translation MADVLNGSAAQPAVNQPIITQPAGRPVAEQSTSELVQRASEQLSKLVRDELTLAKAELAEKGKHAGIGAGLFGGAGVLAGYGVGALIATLVIVLAIWLPLWAAALIMTVVLFAVAGVLALLGKKQVSRAVPPEPQAAIEGLKADVDEVKQAVKERSRA comes from the coding sequence ATGGCCGATGTCTTGAACGGTTCCGCGGCGCAGCCCGCCGTCAACCAGCCCATCATCACCCAGCCGGCCGGCCGGCCGGTCGCTGAGCAGTCCACCAGCGAGCTGGTGCAGCGCGCGAGTGAGCAGCTCAGCAAGCTGGTGCGGGACGAGCTGACGCTGGCGAAGGCGGAGCTGGCGGAGAAGGGCAAGCATGCCGGGATCGGCGCGGGGCTGTTCGGTGGCGCGGGGGTGCTCGCCGGTTACGGCGTCGGCGCGCTCATCGCGACGCTGGTCATCGTGCTCGCGATCTGGCTTCCTCTCTGGGCCGCCGCGCTGATCATGACCGTGGTGTTGTTCGCGGTCGCCGGCGTGCTGGCGCTGCTGGGGAAGAAACAGGTGAGCCGAGCGGTTCCGCCGGAGCCCCAGGCAGCGATCGAGGGGCTCAAGGCCGATGTCGACGAAGTCAAGCAGGCGGTCAAGGAGCGTAGCCGGGCATGA
- a CDS encoding mechanosensitive ion channel family protein, translating to MSSLLTAVLAVVIAATATIVIDEIVHKMVRRLGRRSPLAADLALKVRRPFLVTTVLVAVQQTIRVFADDFTLRAGVMHALVLLCIASSAWLVASILLVCEDVALAKWRIDVPDNRKRRRIKTQVVMLRRVTVAAIVVICFGIMLMTFPGIRALGASLLASAGLLSVVAALAAQSTLGNVFAGIQLAFSDAIRVDDVVVVEQEWGRIEEITLTVVVVQIWDDRRLILPTSYFTTKPFQNWTRTGSAVLGTAELDVDWSTPIEPLRAELQRVCEGSDLWDQRVCVLQVTQATEGMIRLRALVSANDAGALWDLRCVVRERLVAFIWENQRDALPRMRAELRQSEAAPSARRGTARVYGSGPDTTSEQSRVFSGGDDGDTRGIVFGGPDPAVVSRS from the coding sequence GTGTCCAGCCTTCTGACCGCCGTTCTCGCCGTGGTCATAGCGGCGACCGCGACGATCGTGATCGACGAGATCGTGCACAAGATGGTCCGCCGGCTCGGCCGGCGCTCCCCGCTCGCCGCCGATCTCGCCCTGAAGGTCCGCCGCCCGTTCCTGGTGACGACGGTCCTGGTCGCGGTCCAGCAGACGATCCGGGTCTTCGCCGACGACTTCACGTTGCGAGCCGGCGTCATGCACGCCCTGGTGCTGCTCTGCATCGCCTCGTCGGCCTGGCTCGTCGCCTCGATCCTGCTCGTCTGTGAGGACGTCGCGCTCGCTAAGTGGCGCATCGACGTACCGGACAACCGCAAGCGCCGCCGGATCAAGACGCAGGTGGTGATGCTGCGCCGGGTCACCGTCGCGGCGATCGTGGTGATCTGCTTCGGCATCATGCTGATGACGTTCCCCGGCATCCGGGCGCTCGGCGCCAGCCTGCTCGCCTCGGCCGGCCTGCTCAGCGTCGTCGCGGCACTGGCCGCGCAGAGCACCCTCGGCAACGTCTTCGCCGGGATCCAGCTGGCGTTCAGCGACGCGATCCGGGTCGACGACGTGGTCGTGGTCGAGCAGGAGTGGGGCCGGATCGAGGAGATCACCCTGACCGTCGTGGTGGTGCAGATCTGGGACGACCGGCGGCTCATCCTGCCGACGTCCTACTTCACCACCAAACCGTTCCAGAACTGGACGCGGACCGGTTCGGCAGTGCTGGGCACCGCCGAGCTCGACGTGGACTGGTCGACGCCGATCGAGCCGCTCCGTGCCGAGCTGCAGCGCGTCTGCGAGGGCTCCGACCTCTGGGACCAGCGGGTCTGCGTGCTCCAGGTGACCCAGGCGACCGAGGGGATGATCCGGCTGCGGGCCCTGGTCAGCGCGAACGACGCCGGCGCGCTCTGGGATCTGCGCTGCGTCGTGCGCGAGCGGCTGGTCGCCTTCATCTGGGAGAACCAGCGCGACGCCCTGCCCCGGATGCGCGCCGAGCTCCGGCAGAGCGAGGCGGCGCCGTCGGCCCGCCGCGGCACCGCCCGCGTCTACGGTTCCGGCCCGGACACCACCTCGGAGCAGTCGAGGGTGTTCAGTGGCGGCGACGACGGCGACACCCGCGGCATCGTCTTCGGCGGCCCGGATCCCGCCGTGGTGTCGCGTAGCTGA
- a CDS encoding DUF1206 domain-containing protein: MSSTTSNVKYHASRAAESKPLEYLARGGFIGYGIIHLLFAWIAFQVAFAGSGQDSDQSGALQELAGHSYGKTLLVIIAIGLGAMAIWQAFEAVIGESGPRNRTAMAERVLSGARALLYTYLGWTAVKVVQGSNASMGDNNASMTAGAMDSTGGRWLVGLIGLVVLGIGIGMAYYGFKRKFVKHLNTGEMPANSRESIIKLGMAGYMSKGAAYAIAGLLVVVAAVNYDPEKARGLDAALKTLAGYSWGVWVLALIGAGIACFGVYCIAQAKYRKI, from the coding sequence ATGTCCTCCACGACCTCGAACGTCAAATACCACGCGTCGCGTGCCGCTGAGAGCAAGCCTCTGGAGTACCTCGCCCGGGGAGGCTTCATCGGCTACGGCATCATCCACCTGCTCTTCGCCTGGATCGCGTTCCAGGTGGCCTTCGCCGGCTCCGGACAGGACAGTGACCAGTCCGGAGCCCTGCAGGAGCTGGCCGGGCACTCGTACGGCAAGACGCTGCTCGTCATCATCGCCATCGGCCTCGGCGCCATGGCGATCTGGCAGGCCTTCGAGGCGGTCATCGGGGAGAGCGGCCCGCGGAACCGCACCGCGATGGCCGAGCGCGTCCTCTCCGGCGCCCGCGCCCTCCTCTACACCTACCTCGGCTGGACCGCGGTCAAGGTGGTGCAGGGCTCGAACGCCTCGATGGGCGACAACAACGCGAGCATGACCGCCGGCGCGATGGACTCGACCGGTGGCCGCTGGCTCGTCGGCCTGATCGGCCTGGTCGTCCTCGGTATCGGCATCGGCATGGCCTACTACGGCTTCAAGCGCAAGTTCGTGAAGCACCTGAACACCGGCGAGATGCCGGCCAACTCCCGCGAGTCGATCATCAAGCTGGGCATGGCGGGCTACATGTCCAAGGGTGCCGCGTACGCCATCGCCGGTCTGCTCGTGGTCGTCGCCGCGGTGAACTACGACCCGGAGAAGGCCCGTGGCCTGGATGCCGCCCTGAAGACCCTCGCCGGTTACTCCTGGGGCGTCTGGGTGCTCGCGCTGATCGGCGCCGGCATCGCGTGCTTCGGCGTCTACTGCATCGCCCAGGCGAAGTACCGCAAGATCTAG
- a CDS encoding GNAT family N-acetyltransferase, giving the protein MSDYQVRDNTAARRFELLVDGEVGALAVYHTRGDVVIILHTETAPEMQGRGLASELARQTLDQIRERGGKVVPSCPFFAKYIGEHPEYADLVSHG; this is encoded by the coding sequence GTGAGTGACTACCAAGTACGCGACAACACCGCTGCCCGACGCTTCGAGCTGCTGGTCGACGGCGAGGTGGGCGCGCTGGCCGTCTACCACACCCGTGGCGACGTGGTGATCATCCTGCACACCGAGACCGCGCCCGAGATGCAGGGCCGCGGGCTGGCGAGCGAACTGGCCCGGCAGACGCTGGACCAGATCCGCGAGCGGGGCGGCAAGGTCGTTCCCTCCTGCCCGTTCTTCGCCAAGTACATCGGCGAGCACCCCGAGTACGCGGACCTGGTCTCGCACGGCTGA
- a CDS encoding glycoside hydrolase family 3 protein: MSIHGELPELAAAVLQPGFVGTSAPDWVRRWLGNGLGGVALFARNVESAAQVAALTAQLRAEQPDVIVAIDEEAGDVTRFESRLGSSRPGNLALGAIDDPELTEAVARDLGRDLADAGITLDYAPDADVNNNPANPVIGVRAFGAEPRLAARHTAAFIRGLQDSGVAGCAKHFPGHGDTSVDSHHDVPLIARSRAELEEVELVPFRAAIAAGAKSVMTGHLLVPAYDDELPATLSRRILTGLLREELGFDGLIVTDGIEMQGVRRRYGLAGAAVRALAAGVDAICVGGDHADEQTAIELRDAIVTAVRSGDLAEERLRDAVARVRALAAWTTGRQTETGARAIADAAAQPGVTALAAPASRGSAVGFAAARRAIRVTLADGGPELPVRSAPHVVEFAPARNIAIGSETPWGLGAPLAGLLPGTTADRLTAEDLDGVADRAGAVLAGAGDRPLVLVVRDVHRHPWIAETLTAVLRVRPDAIVVEMGIPVEVAGGVHIATHGATRALGQAAAEIIAGVNVPEPAPEPVAA; the protein is encoded by the coding sequence ATGTCCATTCACGGCGAATTGCCGGAACTCGCCGCTGCTGTCCTGCAGCCGGGATTTGTCGGCACGTCCGCTCCGGACTGGGTCCGCCGGTGGCTCGGCAACGGGCTGGGAGGCGTCGCCCTCTTCGCCCGCAACGTCGAGTCGGCGGCCCAGGTGGCGGCACTCACCGCGCAGCTGCGGGCCGAGCAGCCCGACGTGATCGTGGCCATCGACGAGGAGGCCGGCGACGTCACCCGGTTCGAGTCGCGGCTCGGCAGCTCACGTCCGGGCAACCTGGCCCTCGGCGCGATCGACGATCCGGAGCTGACCGAGGCGGTGGCCCGGGACCTGGGCCGCGACCTGGCCGACGCCGGGATCACCCTCGACTACGCGCCGGACGCGGACGTCAACAACAACCCGGCCAACCCGGTCATCGGCGTCCGCGCGTTCGGCGCCGAGCCGCGGCTCGCGGCCCGGCACACCGCCGCCTTCATCCGCGGCCTGCAGGACTCCGGGGTGGCCGGCTGCGCCAAGCACTTCCCCGGTCACGGCGACACCAGCGTCGACTCGCACCACGACGTGCCGCTGATCGCGCGGAGCCGGGCCGAGCTCGAAGAGGTCGAACTCGTGCCGTTCCGGGCCGCGATCGCCGCCGGTGCCAAGTCGGTGATGACCGGCCACCTGCTCGTTCCCGCGTACGACGACGAGCTGCCGGCCACCCTGAGCCGCCGCATCCTGACCGGCCTGCTCCGCGAGGAACTCGGCTTCGACGGCCTGATCGTCACCGACGGCATCGAGATGCAGGGCGTCCGGCGGCGGTACGGCCTGGCCGGCGCCGCGGTCCGCGCGCTGGCCGCCGGTGTCGACGCGATCTGCGTCGGTGGCGACCACGCCGACGAGCAGACCGCGATCGAGCTGCGCGACGCCATCGTGACCGCCGTCCGCAGTGGCGACCTGGCCGAGGAACGCCTGCGCGACGCCGTCGCCCGGGTCCGCGCCCTGGCCGCGTGGACCACCGGCAGGCAGACCGAGACCGGCGCCCGTGCCATCGCCGACGCCGCCGCCCAGCCCGGGGTGACCGCCCTCGCGGCGCCCGCGAGCCGCGGCTCGGCCGTCGGGTTCGCGGCTGCCCGCCGTGCCATCCGGGTGACCCTCGCGGACGGCGGACCCGAGCTGCCGGTCCGCAGCGCCCCGCACGTGGTCGAGTTCGCCCCGGCCCGGAACATCGCGATCGGCAGCGAGACCCCCTGGGGCCTCGGCGCGCCGCTCGCCGGCCTGCTGCCCGGCACCACCGCGGACCGGCTGACCGCCGAGGACCTGGACGGCGTCGCCGACCGGGCCGGCGCAGTGCTGGCCGGCGCCGGTGACCGCCCGCTCGTGCTGGTGGTCCGGGACGTGCACCGGCACCCGTGGATCGCCGAGACCCTGACCGCGGTCCTCCGGGTGCGCCCGGACGCCATCGTCGTGGAGATGGGCATCCCGGTCGAGGTCGCCGGTGGCGTGCACATCGCCACGCACGGCGCCACCCGGGCGCTCGGCCAGGCCGCCGCCGAGATCATCGCCGGCGTGAACGTGCCCGAGCCCGCTCCGGAGCCGGTCGCCGCCTGA
- a CDS encoding TIGR03557 family F420-dependent LLM class oxidoreductase produces MRIGYFLSSEEFSPAELIEQAKGAERAGFQSLWISDHYHPWVDAQGHSAFVWSMIGALSQATKLEITTAVTCPTVRIHPAVIAQAAATSAVLTGGRFRLGIGTGEALNEHIFGDAWPEEDVRLEMLEEAVEIMRGLWAGGTFSHHGKHYTVENARIYTLPDRPVEIHISGFGPKSTEVAGRIGDGYVSVMPDGDLVAKFRETGGTGKPAQGAFKAAFAASTDEGRLLAYEKWPNAGVPGELSQVLPSPKHFEQASQLVTPEMMDDAFVCGNDPEAHLEMIRKYADAGFDEIYVGNTGPNSQGLFDMYASQILPKL; encoded by the coding sequence ATGCGCATCGGATACTTCCTGTCGAGCGAGGAGTTCTCGCCCGCCGAGCTGATCGAGCAGGCGAAGGGCGCGGAGCGCGCCGGCTTCCAGAGCCTGTGGATCTCGGACCACTATCACCCGTGGGTGGACGCCCAGGGGCACAGCGCCTTCGTCTGGTCGATGATCGGGGCGCTCAGCCAGGCCACCAAGCTGGAGATCACCACCGCGGTGACCTGCCCGACCGTCCGCATCCATCCGGCCGTGATCGCCCAGGCCGCCGCGACCAGCGCGGTGCTGACCGGCGGGCGGTTCCGGCTCGGGATCGGCACCGGCGAGGCGCTCAACGAGCACATCTTCGGCGACGCCTGGCCCGAGGAGGACGTCCGGCTGGAGATGCTGGAGGAGGCCGTCGAGATCATGCGGGGCCTCTGGGCCGGCGGCACGTTCTCGCACCACGGCAAGCACTACACCGTGGAGAACGCCCGGATCTACACGCTCCCGGACCGGCCCGTCGAGATCCACATCTCCGGGTTCGGGCCGAAGTCGACCGAGGTGGCCGGGCGGATCGGCGACGGCTACGTCAGCGTCATGCCGGACGGCGACCTGGTCGCGAAGTTCCGCGAGACCGGCGGCACGGGCAAACCCGCACAGGGCGCCTTCAAGGCCGCCTTCGCCGCCAGCACCGACGAGGGGCGGCTCCTCGCGTACGAGAAATGGCCCAATGCCGGCGTGCCCGGTGAGCTCTCCCAGGTGCTGCCCTCGCCGAAGCACTTCGAACAGGCATCGCAGTTGGTGACGCCGGAGATGATGGACGACGCCTTCGTCTGCGGCAACGACCCGGAGGCCCACCTCGAGATGATCCGCAAGTACGCCGACGCCGGATTCGACGAGATCTACGTCGGCAACACCGGCCCGAACTCCCAGGGGCTCTTCGACATGTACGCCTCGCAGATCCTGCCGAAACTCTGA